A stretch of the Flavobacterium aquiphilum genome encodes the following:
- a CDS encoding aceric acid hydrolase, whose amino-acid sequence MKKNIIVLSALLFSTVFTAQNKGLVANSQSPYSKLKSVGLQDVQWTNGFWKEQFDVETKNTLPYMWDLYHNDSISHAYKNFEIAAGLSKGVFKGPSFHDGDFYKIFEGMAATYAVTKDKKLDAEMDEAIALFAKVQRKDGYIHTPVLIDERWGTLGPEEVKKQLGFEKYNMGHLMTAACIHYRATGKTNFLDIAKGVADYLYDFYKKASPELARNAICPSHYMGIVEMYRTTKNPKYLELANNLLDIKGTTDDGTDDNQDRVPFRQQTTAMGHAVRANYLYAGVADLYAETGEKKLLDNLESIWNDVTYRKMYITGACGSLYDGVSPDGTSYDPTVVQKIHQAYGRPYQLPNATAHTETCANIGNVLWNWRMLQITADAKYADIVELALYNSVLSGISLEGKEFFYNNPLNVSKDLPFKQRWSRQREGYIALSNCCAPNVTRTIAEVSNYAYNLSKEGLYVNLYGANHLKTKNLNGEEIEIEQETNYPWFGKVILKIVKAPKSDQAFFLRIPGWSQGATISVNSKAITEKIISGTYLKINQKWKKGDVIELNIPMPIELMEANPLVEEDKNQIAVKRGPIVYCVESDQLPANVGINDVFLNINSTFSTDFIKINDRNILSINASSSAFGDNYWDKQLYKPLSAKIEAQEFDVKLIPYFAWGNHGKGEMTVWMSH is encoded by the coding sequence ATGAAAAAGAATATCATCGTACTATCAGCCCTATTATTTTCGACTGTTTTTACAGCCCAAAATAAAGGTTTGGTTGCAAATTCTCAAAGTCCGTATTCAAAATTGAAGAGTGTAGGTTTGCAGGATGTACAATGGACAAACGGTTTTTGGAAAGAGCAATTTGATGTGGAAACCAAGAACACTTTACCTTATATGTGGGATTTGTATCATAACGATTCAATTTCGCACGCATACAAAAATTTTGAAATTGCTGCTGGTTTAAGCAAAGGTGTTTTCAAGGGGCCTTCTTTTCATGATGGTGATTTTTATAAAATATTTGAAGGAATGGCGGCGACTTATGCCGTAACAAAAGATAAAAAACTGGATGCCGAAATGGATGAGGCTATTGCGCTTTTTGCAAAAGTGCAACGCAAAGACGGTTATATTCATACTCCAGTTTTAATTGATGAGCGCTGGGGAACTTTAGGTCCAGAGGAAGTTAAAAAACAATTGGGTTTTGAGAAATACAACATGGGGCATTTGATGACTGCCGCCTGTATCCATTATCGTGCTACGGGAAAAACCAATTTTCTTGATATTGCAAAAGGCGTAGCCGATTATTTGTATGATTTCTATAAAAAAGCTTCACCTGAATTGGCACGAAATGCAATTTGTCCGTCACATTACATGGGCATTGTCGAAATGTACCGCACAACGAAAAATCCAAAATATCTAGAATTGGCTAATAATTTGCTTGATATCAAAGGAACTACAGATGATGGAACCGATGACAATCAAGACAGGGTTCCGTTTAGGCAACAAACTACCGCAATGGGTCACGCCGTAAGAGCGAATTATTTGTATGCAGGTGTTGCCGATTTGTATGCCGAAACCGGAGAGAAAAAATTATTGGATAATTTGGAATCCATTTGGAATGATGTGACCTATCGCAAAATGTACATCACTGGTGCTTGTGGTTCCTTGTATGATGGGGTTTCACCAGACGGAACTTCTTATGATCCAACAGTGGTTCAAAAAATTCATCAGGCATACGGAAGACCTTATCAATTACCAAATGCTACTGCTCATACTGAAACTTGCGCCAATATTGGAAATGTTTTATGGAATTGGAGAATGCTTCAAATTACTGCCGATGCCAAATATGCTGATATCGTTGAGTTGGCATTATATAATAGTGTACTGTCAGGAATCAGTTTGGAAGGAAAAGAATTTTTTTATAACAATCCGCTGAATGTTTCCAAAGATTTGCCTTTTAAACAAAGATGGAGCAGACAGCGTGAAGGCTATATTGCTTTGTCAAATTGTTGTGCACCAAACGTCACCAGAACCATAGCCGAAGTTAGCAATTATGCTTATAATCTTTCGAAAGAAGGTTTGTATGTTAATTTATATGGGGCTAATCATTTGAAAACTAAAAATTTAAATGGAGAAGAAATTGAAATTGAGCAAGAAACCAATTATCCTTGGTTTGGAAAAGTTATCTTGAAAATTGTGAAAGCTCCAAAAAGTGATCAGGCTTTTTTTCTGAGAATTCCGGGCTGGAGCCAAGGCGCAACAATTTCGGTTAATTCTAAAGCAATTACAGAAAAAATTATTTCGGGTACTTATTTGAAAATTAATCAGAAATGGAAAAAAGGAGATGTTATCGAATTGAACATTCCGATGCCAATTGAATTAATGGAAGCAAATCCGTTAGTAGAAGAAGATAAAAACCAGATTGCCGTAAAAAGAGGACCAATTGTGTATTGCGTAGAATCTGATCAACTTCCGGCGAATGTTGGTATTAATGATGTTTTTTTGAATATAAATTCAACTTTCAGCACCGATTTTATCAAAATTAATGATCGTAACATCCTTAGTATTAATGCAAGTTCATCAGCTTTTGGCGATAATTATTGGGACAAACAGTTGTACAAACCTTTGTCTGCAAAAATTGAGGCTCAGGAATTTGACGTTAAATTGATACCGTATTTTGCATGGGGAAACCATGGTAAAGGTGAGATGACAGTTTGGATGTCACATTAA
- a CDS encoding pectinesterase family protein, whose product MKYFFAILLAFNFIASSAQTTDNRFELTVAQDGSGDFKTIQEAINNVRDHAERKVVITVKPGVYNEKVVILSFKRNVVLKGTDREKTVITFNDYSGKPFRGIDVTGNSKYSTYTSYTLLIQGNDCSVENLTVENTAGRVGQAVALHTEGDRVVVKNCSILGNQDTVYLAKGGTRNYFENCYINGTTDFIFGAATAYFYNCTIESLSNSYITAASTTQFDAYGFVFVDCKLTAKDSTVNQVFLGRPWRPYAKTVFINTDMGSQIVQDGWNPWKGDKNFPDKEKTVFYAEYGSKGEGAKDLSKRVSWSHLLKKTELKHYEQQNVLNGWDPER is encoded by the coding sequence ATGAAATACTTCTTTGCTATACTGCTTGCTTTTAATTTTATTGCTTCATCAGCCCAAACAACAGATAACCGATTTGAATTAACCGTTGCACAGGATGGATCCGGAGATTTCAAAACGATACAGGAAGCTATTAATAATGTGCGTGATCACGCCGAAAGAAAGGTAGTTATTACTGTTAAACCTGGTGTTTATAATGAAAAAGTGGTTATTCTTTCGTTTAAAAGAAACGTTGTTTTGAAAGGGACAGACAGAGAAAAAACTGTTATTACTTTTAATGATTATTCGGGTAAACCTTTTAGGGGAATTGATGTGACCGGGAATTCAAAATACAGCACTTATACTTCTTATACTTTATTGATTCAGGGAAATGATTGTTCAGTTGAAAATCTAACAGTTGAGAATACGGCTGGAAGAGTCGGGCAAGCTGTAGCACTGCATACAGAAGGTGATAGAGTTGTGGTTAAAAATTGTTCTATTTTAGGAAACCAGGATACTGTCTATCTGGCAAAAGGGGGAACCCGAAATTATTTTGAAAATTGCTATATCAACGGAACAACTGATTTTATATTTGGTGCGGCGACAGCTTATTTTTACAATTGCACTATTGAAAGTCTTAGTAATTCATATATAACTGCAGCATCAACGACTCAGTTTGATGCTTATGGATTTGTTTTTGTAGATTGTAAGCTTACAGCAAAAGACAGCACGGTGAACCAGGTTTTCCTTGGACGACCTTGGAGGCCTTATGCAAAGACAGTATTCATCAATACCGACATGGGTTCGCAGATAGTACAGGACGGTTGGAATCCTTGGAAAGGCGACAAAAACTTTCCGGATAAAGAAAAAACGGTATTTTATGCCGAATATGGCAGTAAAGGAGAAGGGGCAAAGGATCTATCCAAGAGGGTATCCTGGTCTCACCTGTTGAAAAAGACAGAACTTAAGCACTATGAACAGCAAAATGTCTTGAACGGTTGGGATCCTGAGAGATAA
- a CDS encoding SusC/RagA family TonB-linked outer membrane protein: MKQAFIKRCSFLLFTLMSIIAAAQNSNGQVTVTGLVTDNAGIPMSGVNVTEKSSKNTTSTDFSGHYKIKVNKGATLVFSFIGMKKMEIPLGGRTSIDIKMQDDSNQLENVVVVGYGTQKKKNLTGAIATIKPSDLQDLPTTNLSDALKGLVPGMTVVGGSGRPGDPSSVQIRQTFYFGKDAGSSLPLVVIDDMVQIDPASGLPTMDTFNRLDPSEIESLSILKDASAAIYGSRAAQGAIVVKTKRGKSGKARFNYNSQFAVNDAVSHTKTMNAYESGVFNNRFLLSQNPTTAAASLFSTAELEEMKSLDYDWLKKAWKTATQQKHTFGVSGGSEDITYFAGATYLTQDANLGDQKYNKWNFRTGINAKLTSDLDFSASISGNSGNIEKSFTKATSGINDSSYGSLTKGSGEQADYGYLVHMPKYIPWETTVNGVNYYMSPFPRTDRNLGSANANNTIAGWNYFATLNNGSKQTSDDFSYNVNASLTYKIAAVKGLSLKGSYSRNQFSSYTEQIALPYDLARITNYNTQDNHLASGATNADYLVETNVRSSRVYYTNNDSKSSQVNFFTNYERTFGDHEVGGMLGVEGSEAYSTGTRLAYENTPKDYQGDYRTAGTITTNSTSTKVESGTLSYLGRFNYGYQGKYLASFLFRSDASTKFSPDNYWGFFPSLQLGWIMSKEKWFENSLPWVNFLKLRYSIGKTGKDNIQYWRWIQYYDVIADKGFVFGTGTNASGGGALGGAVTPKVTPNEDLRWDSTVKNNIGLDFNVLNNRLQVAADFYYDKTTDMLTDMSSATGVPISVGGGFAEQNYSNINAWGAELGVNWSDRIKDKFSYNVGVNFGYSDNEVKKYPEQAVNYPSIMSTTTRMGNSIGFGPVWGFQTWKGTSTGDGILRTDADIANYWQYLTDHAAAAGAGNGTGQPNYMGINAMSGMRKGMLAYEDVAGQLNTNNGTMAGPDGQIVKDNDYVKLAKSARVYGVTTNLGMKYEGFYLRAQIATSWGGARFVDLVSQGTASAHNMWAHETFWNDMYGDDNPNGKYPNLAQYSYISAPSDFWQLDTFRCFVRNLTVGFDIPKQAYANTKLQAISLGITGNNLWDIYNPYPNHYRNMYDSSYENYPTLRTWSLNLNVSF; the protein is encoded by the coding sequence ATGAAACAAGCATTTATTAAAAGATGTAGTTTTCTTTTGTTTACGCTGATGAGCATAATAGCTGCTGCTCAGAATTCAAATGGTCAAGTAACGGTTACTGGTCTTGTAACCGATAATGCTGGAATTCCTATGTCAGGTGTAAACGTAACAGAAAAATCATCTAAGAATACAACTAGTACTGATTTTTCAGGACACTATAAAATTAAAGTAAACAAAGGAGCTACATTGGTCTTTTCTTTTATTGGGATGAAAAAGATGGAAATTCCTTTAGGGGGACGTACTTCAATTGATATAAAAATGCAGGATGATTCCAATCAATTGGAGAATGTAGTAGTTGTAGGATATGGTACTCAGAAGAAAAAGAATCTTACTGGTGCTATAGCAACTATTAAACCATCAGATCTTCAGGATCTGCCGACAACGAACTTGTCAGACGCTTTGAAAGGATTGGTTCCTGGTATGACTGTTGTTGGAGGATCTGGACGTCCTGGAGATCCTTCTTCAGTACAAATCCGTCAAACTTTCTATTTTGGAAAAGATGCGGGTTCATCGCTTCCTTTAGTTGTTATCGATGATATGGTTCAAATCGATCCTGCATCAGGTTTGCCTACAATGGATACTTTTAACAGATTGGATCCTTCAGAGATTGAAAGTCTTTCGATACTAAAAGATGCATCTGCTGCTATTTATGGATCTCGAGCTGCTCAAGGAGCTATTGTAGTAAAAACCAAAAGAGGAAAATCAGGTAAAGCAAGGTTTAATTACAATAGTCAGTTTGCTGTTAATGATGCTGTGAGTCATACCAAAACGATGAACGCTTATGAATCAGGAGTTTTCAATAATAGATTTTTACTGTCACAAAATCCAACAACAGCTGCTGCGAGTTTATTTTCTACAGCTGAATTGGAGGAAATGAAAAGTTTGGATTATGATTGGTTGAAAAAAGCATGGAAAACTGCTACACAACAAAAACATACCTTTGGGGTAAGTGGTGGATCTGAGGATATTACCTATTTTGCAGGTGCTACTTATTTAACACAGGATGCGAATCTTGGGGATCAAAAGTATAACAAATGGAATTTCCGTACCGGTATTAATGCGAAACTTACCAGTGATTTGGATTTTTCTGCTTCTATTTCTGGAAATAGCGGGAATATTGAAAAATCATTTACCAAAGCAACTTCTGGTATAAACGACAGTAGCTATGGGTCACTTACAAAAGGTAGTGGTGAACAGGCTGATTATGGGTATTTAGTACACATGCCAAAATACATTCCATGGGAAACTACAGTGAACGGGGTGAATTATTATATGTCTCCATTTCCACGTACTGATCGTAATTTAGGTTCTGCAAATGCCAATAATACAATAGCAGGATGGAATTATTTTGCTACTTTGAACAATGGTTCAAAACAGACAAGTGATGATTTTTCTTATAATGTAAATGCATCTTTGACTTATAAAATTGCTGCTGTTAAAGGGTTGTCTTTGAAAGGATCTTATTCCAGAAATCAATTTTCTTCTTATACTGAACAGATTGCATTGCCTTATGATTTAGCAAGAATTACAAATTATAATACACAAGATAATCACTTGGCAAGCGGAGCAACTAATGCTGATTATTTAGTTGAGACTAACGTTCGTAGTTCTAGGGTTTATTACACTAATAATGATAGTAAAAGTTCTCAAGTTAACTTTTTTACTAATTATGAAAGAACTTTTGGAGATCATGAGGTTGGAGGAATGCTTGGAGTTGAAGGATCAGAGGCTTATTCTACAGGAACTCGTTTAGCTTATGAAAATACTCCAAAAGATTATCAAGGAGATTATCGTACAGCTGGGACAATTACTACTAATTCAACTTCTACAAAAGTTGAATCGGGGACACTATCGTATTTAGGACGTTTTAATTACGGATATCAAGGAAAGTATTTAGCATCATTCCTTTTCCGTTCTGATGCTTCTACCAAGTTTTCACCAGATAATTATTGGGGATTTTTTCCATCACTTCAATTAGGATGGATAATGTCTAAAGAAAAATGGTTTGAAAATAGTTTACCGTGGGTAAACTTCTTGAAATTACGTTATTCTATCGGTAAAACAGGAAAAGATAATATTCAGTATTGGAGATGGATTCAGTATTATGATGTTATCGCTGATAAAGGTTTTGTCTTTGGTACAGGGACCAATGCTTCAGGAGGTGGTGCTCTAGGAGGAGCTGTAACCCCTAAAGTAACTCCAAATGAAGATTTAAGATGGGATTCAACAGTAAAAAATAATATTGGACTTGATTTCAATGTATTAAATAACAGATTACAGGTTGCTGCTGATTTTTATTATGACAAAACTACAGATATGTTAACGGATATGTCTAGTGCAACCGGAGTGCCAATTTCTGTTGGAGGAGGGTTCGCTGAGCAAAATTATTCTAATATAAATGCTTGGGGTGCTGAGTTAGGTGTTAACTGGAGTGATCGTATAAAAGACAAATTTAGCTATAATGTTGGAGTTAATTTTGGTTATTCTGATAATGAAGTAAAAAAATACCCAGAACAAGCAGTAAACTATCCTTCTATTATGTCAACTACTACAAGAATGGGTAATTCAATTGGTTTTGGACCAGTTTGGGGATTCCAAACTTGGAAAGGAACTTCAACAGGAGATGGTATTTTGCGTACAGATGCTGATATTGCAAATTATTGGCAATATTTGACAGATCATGCAGCAGCTGCTGGAGCAGGGAATGGTACTGGACAGCCAAATTACATGGGTATTAATGCTATGAGTGGAATGAGAAAAGGGATGTTAGCTTATGAAGACGTTGCAGGTCAGTTAAATACAAATAACGGTACTATGGCAGGTCCTGATGGACAAATTGTAAAAGACAATGATTATGTTAAATTAGCTAAAAGTGCCAGAGTATATGGAGTGACAACCAATTTAGGTATGAAATACGAAGGGTTTTATTTGAGAGCTCAGATTGCAACTTCTTGGGGAGGTGCCCGTTTTGTTGATTTGGTAAGTCAAGGTACTGCTTCAGCTCATAATATGTGGGCACACGAAACTTTCTGGAATGATATGTATGGTGATGATAATCCAAACGGAAAATATCCTAATTTAGCTCAATACAGTTATATTTCAGCTCCTTCAGATTTTTGGCAGTTAGATACTTTCCGTTGTTTTGTTAGAAATTTAACTGTTGGATTTGATATTCCTAAACAAGCATATGCTAACACTAAATTACAAGCTATTTCATTGGGTATAACAGGTAATAATCTTTGGGATATCTATAATCCTTATCCAAATCATTATCGAAACATGTATGACAGTTCTTATGAAAACTATCCAACTCTTAGAACGTGGTCACTTAATCTAAATGTATCATTTTAA